The following are encoded in a window of Streptomyces sp. 11x1 genomic DNA:
- a CDS encoding 4-(cytidine 5'-diphospho)-2-C-methyl-D-erythritol kinase, with product MSVTVRVPAKVNVQLAVGGARPDGFHDLANVFLAVGLYDEVTATPAEELTVTCEGPGAEQVPLDNTNLAARAALALAARHGIEPAVHLHIAKDIPVAGGMAGGSADAAGALLACDTLWGTNASRAELLDICAELGSDVPFSLVGGAALGTGRGERLQTLDVGGTFHWVFAVADGGLSTPAVYREFDRLHEHDDVPEPVASPVLLDALAKGDLDALAAFLPGSNGLQPAALSLFPKLSDTLAEGLAAGALAALVSGSGPTTAFLTRDAESARAVADGLLASGTCKAARVAVSPAPGATVVQRATDQDGQP from the coding sequence GTGAGCGTCACCGTTCGCGTTCCCGCCAAGGTCAACGTGCAGCTCGCGGTCGGCGGCGCCCGGCCCGACGGGTTCCACGACCTGGCCAACGTCTTCCTCGCCGTCGGCCTGTACGACGAGGTCACCGCCACCCCCGCCGAGGAACTCACCGTCACCTGCGAGGGCCCCGGCGCCGAGCAGGTCCCCCTGGACAACACGAACCTCGCCGCCCGCGCCGCCCTCGCGCTGGCGGCGCGGCACGGCATCGAGCCCGCCGTCCACCTCCACATCGCCAAGGACATCCCCGTCGCCGGCGGCATGGCCGGCGGCAGCGCGGACGCGGCCGGCGCGCTCCTCGCCTGCGACACACTGTGGGGGACGAACGCCTCGCGCGCCGAACTCCTCGACATCTGCGCCGAGTTGGGCAGCGACGTGCCGTTCAGCCTGGTGGGCGGGGCCGCCCTCGGGACCGGGCGGGGCGAGCGGCTCCAGACCCTCGACGTGGGCGGGACCTTCCACTGGGTGTTCGCGGTCGCCGACGGCGGTCTCTCCACGCCCGCCGTCTACCGCGAGTTCGACCGGCTCCACGAGCACGACGACGTCCCCGAGCCCGTCGCCTCCCCGGTGCTGCTCGACGCGCTCGCCAAGGGGGACCTGGACGCGCTCGCCGCGTTCCTGCCGGGCTCCAACGGCCTCCAGCCCGCCGCCCTCTCCCTCTTCCCGAAGCTGTCCGACACCCTCGCCGAGGGCCTCGCGGCCGGCGCGCTCGCCGCGCTCGTCTCCGGCTCGGGCCCGACCACGGCCTTCCTCACCCGGGACGCGGAGTCGGCCCGCGCCGTCGCCGACGGGCTCCTCGCGTCCGGTACGTGCAAGGCGGCGCGTGTCGCCGTCTCACCCGCGCCGGGAGCCACCGTGGTCCAGAGGGCCACGGATCAGGACGGACAACCGTAG